GATTCTGGTCGAGGCATCCAATGTTTTTGGCTGGGTCGAATCTCAGGACGCGGCCCTGGTCGACGAGAATTTCATTCGGTCTTACGTGACCGGGGCCTGGGCCACGCCTGTGAGTGACGGGTTTCCGCTGGTCGACGGGGATGGAACACACAGGTTTTTCAGCATGATTGGATCACTATATCCTCAGGCCGGGTCGGGATCCGACGATTCGGAAGTTCTGATTCCGGTCAGGGATGCCGATGGACAGGCGGTCATCCGTCGGACCAGGGTCTCGGCCGAGGCCGTGAGACCCTTTCCCCTGCCCGCGCTGCGGGGATTGTTTGTCGAAGTGGCCCGAGCGCTGGCCGGTCAGCCGTATGGTTGGGGAGGGATGTATAGATTGAGGGATTGTTCAGCCATGGTTCAGGACTACTTTTTGCCTTTTGGAGTCTGGATGCCCCGAAATTCGTCCCAGCAGGCCAGAGCCGGCCGGACCGTTGATTTGGAAAGTCTCGAAGGACCGGCCAAGGAGTTCCAAATTCTGGCCGAGGGAGAACCGTGGCTCACCACTCTCTGGAAACCAGGCCACATCATGCTCTATATCGGCCGGTTCGAGGGGCGGCCCGTGGTCCTGCACAACGCCTGGGGGCTGAGGACGAAGAGTTTCCTATGTGGAGAGGGGCGCAGACTCATCGGCGCGGCAGTGGTCACGACCCTGAATCCCGAGGATGGCGTGCCGTGCTCCGATCCCGATCGCGGCATCTTGCGGACGCTCAAGCGCATGACCTTTCCCTGTGAGGAAAGGGTGGAGGCGGGGCATGGGGAAGCAACTCCGTAGAAATAGATATGGTCCTGACTTT
This genomic stretch from Deltaproteobacteria bacterium harbors:
- a CDS encoding glycoside hydrolase, coding for VQGFLSSDFIHRFLGPWAENASMVGPEKVFWGVSEFQGQPGYGENLRPHDIGWIAKLEERSRIDEYPSQCRRAIIVRHANVRVFPTHRPHYSDIFRAGQGYPFDNFQNSALWAGTPVLVTHATSDGAWILVEASNVFGWVESQDAALVDENFIRSYVTGAWATPVSDGFPLVDGDGTHRFFSMIGSLYPQAGSGSDDSEVLIPVRDADGQAVIRRTRVSAEAVRPFPLPALRGLFVEVARALAGQPYGWGGMYRLRDCSAMVQDYFLPFGVWMPRNSSQQARAGRTVDLESLEGPAKEFQILAEGEPWLTTLWKPGHIMLYIGRFEGRPVVLHNAWGLRTKSFLCGEGRRLIGAAVVTTLNPEDGVPCSDPDRGILRTLKRMTFPCEERVEAGHGEATP